One window of the Leishmania panamensis strain MHOM/PA/94/PSC-1 chromosome 16 sequence genome contains the following:
- a CDS encoding U1 small nuclear ribonucleoprotein, putative (TriTrypDB/GeneDB-style sysID: LpmP.16.1560), protein MECEEEESRLQRNRAAALQRQEAHAAWKRTFFQARPAPPSIGRLHRRQQGVTRDHSCHNAFNTALALKRQAEEETCTSDTKADASLSSLLTLTTSAAAVAAGALSSQEVWVAQLQGEYERRNPFTDLNVRSDPLRTVVMANLHPETVEEDLRHFADQFGRVLNVRIVRHHKTGKSRRYAFVEFNLVGEARKAIQFHRKKRLKGYSIIIDKEKGRTEPGFLPKRLEAAASFWTSPANGLSPASSIEMAEAKRADSAALGPGSIKAVPSMPEDDDDFLKAILNS, encoded by the coding sequence ATGGAgtgtgaagaagaagaatcgaggctgcagcgcaatagagcggcggcactgcagcggcaggaggcgCATGCCGCGTGGAAGCGCACCTTCTTCCAGGCGAGGCCGGCGCCGCCCTCCATTGGCCGACTGCACCGACGACAGCAGGGAGTCACAAGGGACCACTCGTGCCACAACGCCTTTAACACCGCACTGGCACTGAAAAGGcaggcggaggaagagacgtGCACCAGTGACACAAAGGCAGATGCCTCGCTTTCATCTTTGCTAACGCTCACGACaagtgcagcggcagtggcggctggAGCATTGTCGAGTCAGGAGGTGTGggttgcgcagctgcagggcgaATACGAGCGCCGCAACCCTTTCACCGACCTCAACGTCCGCTCAGACCCCCTGCGCACTGTTGTTATGGCGAACCTGCACCCAGAGACGGTCGAGGAGGATTTACGCCACTTTGCCGATCAGTTTGGCCGCGTGCTAAACGTACGCATTGTGCGCCATCACAAGACCGGTAAAAGTCGTCGTTACGCCTTTGTGGAGTTTAACCTCGTCGGGGAGGCCCGCAAAGCCATCCAGTTCCACCGCAAGAAGCGACTGAAGGGGTACTCGATCATCATCGACAAGGAGAAGGGCCGCACAGAGCCAGGCTTTCTGCCAAAGCGATTggaggccgccgcctccttttGGACCTCCCCCGCGAACGGGTTGAGCCCTGCCTCCTCGATTGAGATGGCAGAGGCGAAAAGGGCAGACTCTGCAGCCTTGGGCCCCGGGAGTATCAAGGCGGTACCCTCCATGCCAGAGGACGACGATGATTTTCTCAAGGCGATTTTGAACAGCTGA
- a CDS encoding kinesin, putative (TriTrypDB/GeneDB-style sysID: LpmP.16.1550) — MTMAGGGHCEMARVTVSVRVRPKLAHALNPLQQSERYEEVVCIPSSDTSLRFTDCRATKDTRHLHFAYDRVFDMDATQEDVYEEAALDCVEGVLAGANGSILTYGQTGSGKTFTVLGKTTTIHDGTEAVQAVGAETGLLLRCIEDMLCFAERMRAKCERHVVLGMTAFEIYMDKIRDLLHERVDRQPLQPIMTRDTLYLPHLTHVPLRTLRDACHVYERAAARRVQRVTSANDTSSRSHAFFTVEVFQTPITPTCPSSPDLAECCALREAQWVALTAVEQTRRGPRPLRSECFEGAANALLGTRAVPVMYSTLTVADLAGSEKAKHAGVHGTGFDELRCINASLTALGNVVHHLFHGTPHIPYRDNKLTMMLRDTFAAPRAQVVLFVNVSPTAVTCEETLSSLYFADKIKGMAVPATDSASLRHGALQSAYLQSLRIHDVLLSEARIFQAQQMYAAGHLYRMSAAVSQHPLFQLLFHIPLTSGTDKEAHMNRLCAHLREQRVHEGSPEARMDSLIEAEREELCRDMVREYSQRCAEADAQTTAVDEASTHLRAQLSCDASALRQCLAKAEESTVAIAARRCGLTELRRTKLEELQLLRDSVEALDEGEVGVVDACEVGANDQVNTAAFEQERVTYTKALELTQLHLTLLELMAPCATPLPSAQTEGESAADHCLRNSTSCNRSDMSFTTAASTTSKSVSVEAWLRGAVLVMAGNAVEQSSRKHPGKQQRQTRRQLVSLSKSLNIFSNVTNPNGGIYSLHKYWCVYRRRERTDREETDANACAIASDAAEKDTSSMARQRSSFDDPALLTRVMAHMYMGTSLMKLDRYGRPNARWFYLSQRDNRLLLCWDESRRVLGLTGVGHVSLDAVVKITLGRSSPGFRKYATRAYKDQVGDFYTSFTLTYLTRASGRNLKFVDVMCPDQAEMETWVVGLAQRTGVFPCFEDVCQPVGSGNGGEEEAAVTGGTVVAVENTDAAAARQAQKELSATEKVLCSSWHIPAQTMLRARREIETRRQRHQSSRLRLSPSELRDLTALDIFRASALWQHLYREGSVVNSFKELHCYVSDQSMSAEPAPGLLPRATSLRIA; from the coding sequence ATGACCATggcaggcggcggccatTGTGAGATGGCGCGAGTGACGGTCTCGGTGCGTGTGAGACCAAAGCTTGCGCATGCGCTGAACCCTCTCCAGCAGAGTGAGCGCTACGAGGAAGTCGTTTGCATTCCCTCCTCTGACACGTCGCTGCGGTTCACAGACTGCCGTGCGACCAAAGACACCCGACACCTGCACTTCGCCTACGATCGCGTGTTTGACATGGACGCGACACAGGAGGACGTgtacgaggaggcggcactcGACTGCGTGGAGGGTGTACTGGCTGGCGCAAACGGTTCCATTCTCACATACGGGCAAACCGGTAGCGGAAAGACCTTCACGGTGCTGGGTAAGACGACCACCATCCATGACGGTACAGAGGCCGTGCAGGCCGTCGGCGCTGAAACAGGACTGCTCTTGCGCTGCATTGAGGACATGTTGTGCTTCGCTGAGCGCATGCGCGCCAAGTGTGAGCGCCACGTTGTGCTTGGTATGACCGCCTTTGAAATCTACATGGACAAGATTCGAGACTTGCTACACGAGAGGGTGGAtaggcagccgctgcagcccatCATGACGAGAGACACCTTATACCTGCCGCACCTCACGCATGTGCCACTGCGCACGTTACGGGACGCGTGCCACGTGTacgagagagcggcagcgcgccgtGTGCAGAGGGTGACATCTGCGAACGACACCTCCTCTCGTTCGCATGCCTTCTTCACGGTTGAGGTGTTTCAGACCCCTATTACACCGACCTGCCCGTCTTCACCGGACCTGGCTGAGTGCTGCGCGCTACGGGAGGCACAGTGGGTAGCACTGACGGCAGTGGAGCAGACGCGGAGAGGGCCTCGGCCACTGCGCAGTGAGTGCTTTGAGGGTGCCGCGAACGCGCTACTCGGCACACGCGCTGTACCCGTCATGTACAGCACACTGACGGTGGCAGACCTAGCAGGCAGTGAGAAAGCAAAGCACGCTGGGGTGCACGGCACCGGATTTGATGAACTGCGATGCATCAACGCCTCCCTCACCGCACTCGGCAATGTTGTTCATCACCTCTTCCACGGCACGCCACACATTCCATACCGGGACAACAAGCTCACGATGATGCTGCGCGATACGTTTGCGGCTCCCCGTGCGCAGGTGGTACTCTTCGTGAATGTGAGTCCAACGGCCGTGACCTGTGAGGAGACGCTCTCGTCGCTCTACTTTGCTGACAAGATAAAGGGCATGGCGGTTCCTGCTACCGACTCCGCGTCGCTCCGGCATGGCGCGCTCCAGTCAGCGTACTTGCAGTCCCTTCGCATCCACGACGTTCTCCTCTCTGAGGCACGTATCTTTCAGGCTCAACAGATGTACGCGGCGGGGCATCTTTATCGAATGTCTGCAGCAGTGTCGCAGCACCCTCTTTTTCAGCTGTTGTTTCACATCCCATTGACTAGTGGCACGGACAAAGAAGCGCACATGAATCGTTTGTGCGCGCACCTACGAGAGCAACGGGTGCACGAAGGGAGCCCTGAAGCTCGCATGGACAGCCTCATCGAAGCGGAACGGGAGGAGCTCTGCAGGGACATGGTGAGGGAGTACAGTCAGCGCTGCGCGGAGGCGGACGCACAAACCACCGCCGTTGACGAGGCGAGTACCCATCTACGTGCCCAGCTCTCTTGTGATGCGTCTGCCCTACGCCAGTGTCTCGCGAAAGCGGAGGAGTCTACCGTGGCCATTGCGGCAAGACGGTGTGGGCTGACTGAGCTCAGGAGGACAAAATTAGAGGAACTGCAGCTTTTGCGTGATTCCGTGGAGGCGTTGGACGAGGGCGAAGTGGGCGTGGTAGACGCGTGCGAAGTGGGTGCCAACGACCAGGTGAATACAGCAGCCTTCGAGCAGGAGAGGGTCACTTACACGAAAGCGCTAGAGCTCACGCAGCTTCATCTCACGCTCTTGGAGCTCATGGCTCCGTGCGCTACTCCCTTACCATCTGCGCAGACAGAAGGTGAGTCGGCTGCTGACCATTGTCTACGGAACTCCACATCATGCAATCGCAGTGACATGTCGTTCACGACAGCGGCCTCGACCACTTCCAAGTCTGTCTCAGTTGAGGCGTGGTTGCGAGGCGCCGTACTGGTGATGGCAGGTAACGCTGTGGAGCAATCTTCAAGGAAGCACCcggggaagcagcagcggcagacgagGCGTCAGTTGGTCTCTCTATCGAAGTCACTCAACATCTTTAGCAACGTCACCAACCCCAATGGAGGCATATATTCCCTTCACAAGTACTGGTGTGTGTACCGTAGGCGCGAGAGGACAGATAGGGAGGAGACCGACGCCAATGCCTGTGCCATCGCCTCCGATGCGGCTGAGAAGGACACCAGCAGCATGGCCCGCCAGCGCTCCTCTTTTGACGACCCCGCGCTCCTGACACGGGTAATGGCTCACATGTACATGGGTACCTCTCTCATGAAACTTGACCGCTATGGCCGCCCAAACGCGCGTTGGTTCTACCTTTCGCAGAGAGACAaccgtctgctgctgtgctgggATGAGTCGCGTCGCGTGCTGGGGCTAACAGGGGTTGGCCATGTGAGCTTAGATGCGGTGGTGAAGATTACGTTGGGCCGCTCTTCACCTGGCTTTCGTAAGTACGCCACCCGCGCCTACAAGGACCAAGTCGGCGACTTCTACACCTCCTTCACTCTCACCTATCTCACCCGCGCAAGTGGGCGGAATTTGAAGTTTGTGGATGTCATGTGCCCTGATCAGGCAGAGATGGAGACGTGGGTTGTCGGTCTCGCTCAAAGGACTGGCGTTTTTCCGTGCTTTGAAGACGTATGCCAGCCTGTCGGGTCAGGGAAtgggggcgaggaagaggcagcggtTACGGGCGGCACCGTTGTCGCTGTCGAGAATACcgatgccgccgcagcaagACAGGCGCAGAAAGAGCTCTCTGCCACCGAGAAGGTGTTGTGCAGTAGCTGGCACATTCCTGCTCAGACGATGCTGCGCGCTCGGCGAGAGATTGAGACACGtcgacagcgccaccagtCTAGCCGGCTGCGCCTGAGCCCTAGTGAGCTGCGCGACCTGACGGCCCTCGACATCTTCAGAGCGAGTGCATTGTGGCAGCACCTTTACCGGGAAGGCAGTGTGGTGAATTCGTTCAAGGAGCTGCATTGCTACGTATCTGATCAGTCTATGTCGGCAGAGCCGGCGCCTGGATTGCTTCCTCGAGCGACGTCCCTCCGTATTGCCTGA
- a CDS encoding prohibitin (TriTrypDB/GeneDB-style sysID: LpmP.16.1580), producing MSKLLQKVAISAVAASLSVYSCCFVVYPGEACILYNKINGLKDSVYGEGLQGRIIGLDDILRFNVRVRPRTLQTMTGTKDLQMVNVRLRVLFRPMADRLPQIYRTFGLDYDERILPSVSNEILKAVVAEYKAEELIQKRDAVSARIYQLMQEKVNQFGLVIEDLSLVDIQFGADFMTAVEQKQVAQQEAERYRYVVMENEQKRRAAVVRAEGEAESARLISEAIQKSGSGLLELRRIEAAVEVANQILPMQNVTFVPKDANMLMSMTK from the coding sequence ATGTCAAAGCTGTTGCAGAAGGTCGCCATCAGTGCTGTGGCTGCCAGCCTTAGCGtgtacagctgctgctttgttgTCTACCCAGGTGAAGCGTGCATTCTATACAACAAGATCAACGGGCTGAAGGACTCCGTGTACGGCGAAGGTCTGCAAGGGCGCATCATCGGCCTGGACGACATCCTTCGCTTCAACGTGCGGGTGCGCCCACGCACCCTGCAGACAATGACCGGCACCAAGGACCTGCAGATGGTGAACGTGcggctgcgtgtgcttttCCGTCCCATGGCTGACCGCCTTCCGCAGATCTACCGCACATTCGGTCTTGACTACGACGAGCGCATCCTGCCGTCCGTCAGCAATGAAATCCTGaaagcggtggtggccgaGTACAAGGCAGAGGAGCTCATCCAGAAGCGGGACGCCGTCTCCGCGCGCATTTACCAGCTCATGCAGGAGAAGGTGAATCAGTTTGGCCTCGTCATTGAGGACCTCTCGCTGGTAGACATTCAGTTTGGTGCTGACTTTatgacggcggtggagcagaaACAGGTCGCCCAGCAGGAGGCAGAGCGGTACCGCTACGTCGTGATGGAGAATGAGCAGAAGCGCCGTGCCGCCGTGGTGCGcgctgagggagaggcagagtcGGCGCGGCTCATCTCTGAAGCCATTCAGAAGTCGGGCTCCGGCttgctggagctgcgccgcatcgaggcagcggtggaggtggctAACCAAATCTTGCCCATGCAAAACGTGACGTTCGTGCCGAAGGACGCAAACATGTTGATGAGCATGACGAAGTGA
- the EIF4G3 gene encoding eukaryotic translation initiation factor 4 gamma, putative (TriTrypDB/GeneDB-style sysID: LpmP.16.1570), producing MQFTVEQIRSVRNNYLEPPYPGFSLDEVVRRRRLTQTKLVRGENAWVVKGTAQTTEEWAQRLLHGTLNKLTEENRDILVGKLLTKELFATEDIMNMVVKIIFKKALDEPENSKLYAGVCHSLALYEATVLRDGHKGERPQSQLRDAIIRTAQYEFRTLSQELSKMEDKSEEELEYERSNVMRRKRSNMRFIGELYLCTALTHTTMFTIMDLTMRCSDGTGFPSSENIELLAALLSTIGDRLDKSHKTTLDSYFTSLENFNKKPDCTYPPRIRFKIMDLLDLRKCGWGSKPKPVKAALPPSHGKDKKYASAPPPKKGGRDQGNAAAAAVKSWRDAATAKTGTMAAPAPSAGKGLNGRGTSSGALAANTTTLSTSAAVTSAAVAPAGAAFRGEASPPAPLVKFELRVASMFQEWVADRTNDVILQWVDQFNTCDRFFESESELCVAVAQEVIHSACTTTRKDAQRAAFSFLVVGLYMIDTEVFDGFASALASAIEDGLLEDVPKFGERFMSMLRLTSTEQETRADVYFDAANVLRLTYNRLESPDDYAVDTLMSFWDRVPLPSTDEENMIRMDLDVVYSMCNPEGAQEGLEKLLSRIIHSMLQMQLMDAEVLAEFLCLDVEEGLCAKVIADYKARVVK from the coding sequence ATGCAGTTCACCGTGGAGCAGATCCGCAGTGTGCGAAACAACTACCTCGAGCCGCCGTACCCCGGCTTCTCTCTGGATGAAGTGgtgcggcgccgtcgcttgACGCAGACAAAGCTGGTGCGCGGCGAGAATGCGTGGGTTGTGAAGGGCACTGCCCAGACGACGGAGGAGTGGGCGCAGCGACTGCTGCACGGCACACTGAACAAGCTGACAGAGGAGAACAGGGATATCCTGGTCGGCAAGTTGCTCACCAAGGAGCTCTTTGCCACGGAGGACATTATGAATATGGTTGTCAAGATCATCTTCAAGAAGGCACTGGACGAGCCAGAGAACAGCAAGCTATATGCCGGCGTGTGCCACAGCCTTGCCTTGTATGAGGCAACCGTTCTGCGCGATGGTCACAAGGGCGAGCGCCCCcagtcgcagctgcgcgacgctATCATCAGAACTGCCCAGTACGAGTTCCGAACGCTCTCCCAGGAGCTGTCTAAGATGGAGGACAAATctgaggaggagctcgagTACGAGCGCTCCAACGTGATGCGGCGCAAGCGGTCCAACATGCGCTTTATCGGTGAGTTGTACCTTTGCACAGCCCTGACGCACACGACCATGTTCACTATCATGGATCTgacgatgcgctgcagcgacggcacggGGTTCCCCAGTAGCGAGAACATCGAGCTACTCGCCGCGCTTCTCAGCACCATCGGCGATCGCCTAGATAAGAGCCACAAGACGACGCTCGACTCCTACTTCACCTCCCTCGAGAACTTCAACAAGAAGCCTGACTGTACGTACCCACCACGCATCCGCTTCAAGATCATGGACCTGCTGGATCTGCGCAAGTGCGGCTGGGGCTCCAAGCCGAAACCTGTCAAGGCTGCCCTGCCGCCAAGCCACGGCAAAGACAAGAAGTATGCCtctgccccaccccccaagAAAGGTGGTCGGGATCAgggcaacgccgctgctgctgcggtgaagAGCTGGCGcgacgctgccacggcgAAGACAGGCACTatggcagcaccggcgcctTCGGCCGGTAAAGGGCTGAACGGACGTGGTACGTCGAGTGGAGCACTGGCAGCCAACACCACGACTTTGtccacctcagcagcggtCACGAGTGCGGCTGTTGCACCCGCTGGTGCCGCTTTCCGCGGCGAAGCGTCTCCGCCGGCTCCACTTGTGAAGTTCGAGCTGCGCGTGGCGTCAATGTTTCAGGAGTGGGTGGCAGACCGCACGAACGACGTCATTCTTCAGTGGGTGGATCAGTTCAACACATGCGACCGCTTCTTTGAGTCGGAGAGCGAACTGTGTgtagcggtggcgcaggaggtgaTTCACTCTGCTTGCACGACCACCCGCAAGGATGCCCAGCGCGCGGCCTTCAGCTTCCTCGTCGTTGGCTTGTACATGATCGACACGGAGGTGTTCGACGGCTTTGCCAGCGCCCTCGCCTCCGCAATCGAGGACGGCCTGTTGGAAGACGTTCCAAAGTTTGGGGAGCGCTTCATGAGTATGCTGCGCCTCACCTCCACTGAACAGGAGACACGCGCCGATGTGTACTTCGATGCGGCGAATGTGCTGCGCCTGACCTACAATCGGCTAGAGAGCCCCGACGACTACGCCGTGGACACACTGATGTCCTTCTGGGATCGCGTGCCGCTTCCGTCCACCGACGAGGAGAATATGATCCGAATGGATCTCGACGTTGTTTACAGTATGTGCAACCCCGAAGGTGCACAGGAGGggctggagaagctgctcaGCCGCATCATCCACTCGATGCTGCAGATGCAGCTGATGGACGCGGAAGTGCTGGCCGAGTTCCTCTGCCtggatgtggaggaggggctgTGTGCCAAAGTTATTGCCGACTACAAGGCGCGAGTCGTCAAGTGA
- a CDS encoding hypothetical protein (TriTrypDB/GeneDB-style sysID: LpmP.16.1530): MFFSTGLPRCFASLAVASASRFMQAHLTTETELHPGDRPALWIDDTAPATKTLKEHVQSAAYKELHRPALTTSAMGLFGGEPGFEKAHRVWVDPDRPHMKHVYNQTPLAKNLRYTRYGYFKRDMHLLDIDKLVRHARLLPTPNRLLTDFLYQRVPLPDKSCAAILRYQRDQLTLVADWQRVASFQCAEEIFERMVVTNIPPVDVGPETHAEMIRCCAVCGEWEKGWNVYLQRAREMEVAAAGDTADAFTLTTYLYDAVLELCVACQKPSHGLAIIAEVIQRHLRPRPSMLSKTMTLVSMAAEELQRTFPTSSAFASGETAEAGSNSSSASPEALSEVSEVPATWEAYTAHGLDTWSLYDFYSLKRSSECVEAYMRMCSMLNMPTLVLEALSFADGAQIRVSLECYQWALYSIRHVPGMGDYIIDVFAQLSQRGLTADYLLFTTAFLVCATQADGELALAVYEQFYVHSDINPTPEMTLLFIQACTTCDTPTIQMYAGCEAMVQRLEGVGSIVDNILPIYDQCIELAAHVGAVSSAYSRVKKLVSYGKPLTTRILNSLLLANAQSTEGSLSMTFDVTRLYSLLGIPFNDDTLTCLRMCQDAHGTSAEVDSFAAAIEAAQAAALSGTLGEDAETEIVDTPPHLLRQLKTVWHLRPRDTMLRRFGQHMKPRGREDVGSMLGSTIPFGRSPGERAV; encoded by the coding sequence ATGTTTTTCAGCACCGGTCTGCCGCGCTGCTTTGCGTCTCTCGCGGTGGCTTCGGCCTCCAGGTTTATGCAGGCGCACCTAACGACGGAGACGGAGCTTCACCCAGGCGATAGGCCGGCACTATGGATCGATGACACAGCACCTGCAACTAAGACGCTCAAGGAGCACGTTCAGAGTGCGGCGTAcaaggagctgcaccgcccAGCTCTGACCACATCTGCAATGGGGCTCTTCGGTGGAGAGCCTGGCTTTGAAAAGGCGCACCGCGTGTGGGTGGACCCGGACCGGCCGCACATGAAACACGTGTACAATCAAACCCCACTGGCAAAGAACTTGCGCTACACACGGTACGGCTACTTCAAGAGAGACATGCATCTGCTGGATATTGATAAGCTGGTGCGACAtgcgcgcctgctgccgACACCGAACCGGCTACTGACTGACTTCCTCTACCAgcgtgtgccgctgccggacAAGAGCTGCGCGGCAATTCTTCGGTATCAGCGGGACCAGCTGACCCTGGTGGCAGACTGGCAACGCGTGGCGAGCTTCCAGTGTGCGGAAGAGATCTTCGAGCGGATGGTAGTGACGAATATTCCGCCGGTCGACGTCGGGCCCGAGACGCACGCGGAGATgatccgctgctgcgccgtgtgCGGAGAGTGGGAAAAGGGTTGGAATGTGTACCTGCAGCGTGCGCgagagatggaggtggctgctgcaggtgacACAGCCGACGCCTTCACGCTCACCACTTATCTATACGACGCGGTCTTGGAGTTGTGCGTGGCATGCCAGAAGCCGTCGCACGGCTTGGCTATCATAGCGGAGGTCATTCAGCGGCATCTGCGGCCGCGTCCCTCAATGTTGTCCAAGACAATGACGCTGGTCTCGATGGCTgctgaggagctgcagaggaCTTTCCCCACCTCGAGTGCGTTTGCATCTGGCGAGACAGCGGAGGCGGGGTCAAATTCATCGAGTGCATCACCGGAGGCTTTGAGTGAAGTGAGCGAAGTGCCGGCTACATGGGAAGCCTACACAGCTCACGGCTTGGACACGTGGTCGCTCTATGACTTCTACTCgctgaagcgcagcagcgaatGCGTGGAGGCCTACATGCGCATGTGCAGCATGCTAAACATGCCAACCCTCGTTCTCGAGGCGCTCAGCTTTGCTGACGGAGCACAAATTCGTGTCTCGCTGGAGTGCTATCAGTGGGCGCTCTACTCCATCCGCCACGTCCCTGGAATGGGGGACTACATCATCGATGTATTTGCCCAGTTGTCGCAGCGTGGCCTAACGGCGGACTACCTCCTCTTCACGACAGCgtttcttgtgtgtgccacGCAGGCGGACGGCGAGCTGGCGTTGGCTGTGTACGAACAGTTCTACGTGCATAGTGACATCAACCCCACCCCAGAGATGACGTTGTTATTTATACAGGCTTGTACAACGTGCGACACGCCGACAATTCAGATGTACgccggctgcgaggcgatgGTACAGCGACTTGAAGGGGTGGGCAGCATCGTTGACAACATTCTGCCCATATACGACCAGTGCATCGAGTTGGCAGCGCACGTTGGTGCCGTGAGCAGCGCGTACAGCAGGGTGAAGAAACTTGTCAGCTATGGCAAGCCGCTTACGACGCGCATTCTCAACTCGTTGCTGCTCGCCAATGCACAGTCGACGGAGGGTTCTCTGAGCATGACCTTCGACGTTACTCGGTTGTACTCCTTGTTGGGCATCCCCTTCAATGATGATACGTTGACGTGTCTGCGCATGTGCCAGGATGCTCATGGCACCTCCGCTGAGGTGGACTCGTTTGCTGCCGCTATCGAAGCCGCGCAGGCCGCCGCGCTGTCCGGGACGCTCGGCGAGGACGCCGAGACGGAGATTGTCGACACGCCGCCTCATCTCCTTCGTCAACTGAAGACGGTGTGGCACCTGCGACCGCGTGACACGATGCTGCGTCGCTTCGGCCAGCACATGAAGCCGAGGGGTCGTGAGGATGTGGGCAGCATGCTGGGCAGCACCATTCCCTTTGGCCGGTCACCAGGCGAGCGAGCGGTCTAG
- a CDS encoding hypothetical protein (TriTrypDB/GeneDB-style sysID: LpmP.16.1540), with amino-acid sequence MLRWDWPQTWSLENREAIRVALETCIRGAMAKGESKVVRGLVHVELPEIGSTPPQVMLTGIRELSLEHTALMVKVRYDGEFSLKLRGLQVNIDTVGANSTLSSDLNLAMPFYCPLEMTLSDIHVDGVASIEVFQEIADVANSEDASLLSPDFTMDLIGSSRTGGAASLSLLNRVPRSAPSPLLSAVQSSVGRSARTGGYPSSGYGVLLGAGGRRTMRPPAQAQGGHAPVAPLAFTSPNNNSFTTTDASVAGSSGTRSSAGLWAAPSQPRHSLIDLASKRAVVKKRRIKVQLFGDPIKRYKVESNLVAVPGAGKKVEAHIQDILAPLIERLMAEGVTIELSP; translated from the coding sequence ATGCTGCGCTGGGATTGGCCGCAGACGTGGAGCCTTGAGAACAGAGAGGCAATTCGGGTGGCCCTTGAGACATGCATACGGGGTGCCAtggcgaagggggagagcaaaGTGGTCCGCGGCCTCGTTCACGTGGAGCTGCCGGAGATTGGGAGCACACCACCGCAGGTAATGCTGACTGGCATCCGCGAGCTGTCGTTGGAACACACGGCGCTTATGGTGAAGGTGCGCTACGACGGCGAGTTTTCCCTCAAGTTGCGCGGACTGCAGGTGAACATCGACACCGTCGGTGCTAACTCGACGTTGAGCAGCGACCTCAATCTCGCAATGCCCTTCTACTGCCCGCTGGAGATGACTCTGAGCGACATCCACGTGGACGGGGTGGCCTCCATTGAGGTGTTCCAGGAGATCGCGGATGTGGCTAATAGCGAGGATGCATCGTTGCTAAGTCCAGATTTTACGATGGACCTTATCGGCTCGTCGCGCAccggcggtgcagcgtcgCTTTCGCTGCTCAACCGAGTGCCGCGCAGTGcaccctcacctctcctctcaGCGGTCCAGTCGAGCGTGGGTCGCAGTGCACGCACCGGTGGGTACCCGAGCTCTGGCTacggcgtgctgctcggTGCCGGTGGACGGCGAACGATGCGTCCGCCAGCGCAGGCTCAGGGCGGGCACGCGCCCGTTGCCCCTCttgccttcacctccccaAACAACAACTCTTTTACGACGACAGATGCCTCGGTGGCGGGTAGCAGCGGgacgcgcagcagtgcaggtCTTTGGGCGGCGCCGAGCCAGCCGCGCCACTCCCTCATCGACTTGGCGAGCAAACGCGCCGTTGTGAAAAAGCGCCGCATCAAGGTGCAGCTCTTTGGCGACCCTATCAAGCGCTACAAGGTCGAGTCGAACCTCGTGGCGGTACCGGGTGCCGGaaagaaggtggaggcgcacatTCAGGACATACTTGCACCTCTCATCGAGCGCCTAATGGCAGAGGGTGTCACGATCGAGCTCAGCCCGTGA